The DNA segment CGGGAATGTTTACAAAAGAAGACGAAATAAGTAGAGCAGTTGCAATCGAAGCCATCCACGGCCTCTTTGACGTTATCCATCCTTCTGAAGACGAAGTCTATCAACGGCAGCAGATGTTCCAGAATCATAAGAAAACAGAGGGTGAAGGGGAAGTTATCAGCAGGCCGGCAGATGCACCACCTTCCTACAATGAAACTCTTCAGCAGCTTCCACTCGGATTCTATTTCCCAACAGACGGTGGAATTGTTTTAGGCGAAACGGCCGTACAAGTTGTCTATCCAGGCACTGCTATCCCCATGTATGATCCGAATGCACCATTGCCAAAGTCCTATCGAAGACCATGGCACGATACCTTTCGACCCCCACATGGCCCACCTGTGTTCTACCCTGTCAGTATCGGCTATGGAGCTGAAATTGGTCTCGCACCTGCACAGCAAGCACTCTGGGATCCTGTTCAAAAGATCTACTTCTTTCTTGACCATATAAACAAAGTGACCTTCTTTGAAGACCCTCGACCACCCTTGGATCCGATTCCAGTTGTTACTAAACAACAGACAAGTTATGGGGACAAAAGACGTGAAGCGTTGATTCCTCCCGGAGTATGCTCGGACCATTCCGTCATCAAAGCCACTACTCAGAGAGCTCTCTCAAAACCACACGGGCACATCCTCTATGCTTGTGGTGTTCATGGTCAGCACGGAGCACACGGCCTAACAGGAGCTACTGGTCATCCTGGAGCTCACGGAATACCCGGAGTATTTTCAGGCGCTAACGGAGGCCCCGGGGGACCTGGCGGACCGGGAGGCCCAGGCACACCTGGACTGAGGGGCCAAGATGGAACTGAGGCTAGTGATGTTATACTGAACATTTGGGGTGATCCGAATCAACTGAACGTTTCCGGTACATCATCATTTGTCGCTGAATTGGGTGGAACTCGAGTTGAAGAAGTGTTGTTTGTCAACTGCCGAGGTGGTAATGGTGGACACGGTGGTCGTGGTGGAGATGGTGGTGTCGGAGGTTTTGGTGGTCCTGGTGGAAGTGGTGCATGTGGACATCACGGTCATAGCTCATCTTCTGGTCCTGGTGGTAATGGCGGTCCTGGTGGTGACGGAGGGCCGGGTGGGGTGGGTGGACCTGGTGGATCTGCAGCTCGAGGTGGTGATGGTGGCCATGCTCAGTTTGGTGGTGTGTGCGTTCTACAATCGACTGACCCGAGACTCCTGATGCTTGTCGAAGCTGACTGCATGGAAGGAACCCCTGGAACAGGTGGTGATGGAGGCACCGGTGGTCAGGGTGGAATAGGTGGTAGTGGCGGTCATGGCGGTCCTGGTGGGTCCGGGGGCAGTGGTGGAAGTTATACGGATTCCAATGGCCATAGACATAGTTACTCAAACGGAAGTTCAGGTTTCAGTGGCCACGGTGGCAGAGCTGGATTTCCTGGACCAAAGGGGCCGAATGGAGAGAGAGCAATTGATGGGCAACCTACAAACAATGGTGCTATACTTTGGGTGATCGGTTCTCCTGAAGGTGGAGTGATGCATCAAGCAGCCACTCGATACGACGCTGAAGTTACCGATATTCGAGTTATCTCTGCAATTGATGACGGAATCTTCGAGCCGAACGAACGGATTCTTGTTTCTAGTGTTGTAGTGGTGAACAGTGGCGGTCTTCCTTTACCAACTAACGTTGATGTTTTCATGCCTTCAACAAAAACAATTCAATTTGAACCCACCCGATTTGAGCTCCCTACCGAACAGCTATTTCCAGGACAAAGCTTCACTGTGCCGATTACCTACCATGGTAGGATCTTTGACCAGCCACCTCCGAATGTTTGCGGACCATTTATTTCTTCTGCTCAGTTCCACCCACGAGCCGAACTACTTGGTAGACCATTCGAAAAGTCATTCCTCCATCAAAAACTTGTTGTTCAGTATCCTGTAAAGCTTGCTTATCTCAAGTGTTCTGAGAATCTCGGTCGAGGAGAAGTGTCCGTACTTGATATAGGAGTCCAAAATATTTCCACCATGCCGTACGGAGATGTTCCTGGCTCTGGAGGAAAAGTGGTGCTTCAAATTCACTTGGATGCAAGAATTATCCCAGTTGGATCTGCAAATGTGGGCATCAATGTTGTCCCTTACACCATCACCTACGATCCTATTGCCAAAGACAGCATGTACATTCAAGTCCACGATATTCCACCTGGAGCGACAGTAAACGTACAAGTCACAGTTCAAATGGAAAGTCGAGCAGAGCTGTTTGATCGGTGCTACTGGCAGGCTGACCTCTATCTCCGCGACAAGCTCATTGAGTACAATTTTGAAAAGATTCGAGTCACTCCGTTTTATCTCCCCAAAGACCCACCTGCTGACGTCCTCATGATCACCAGTGAATCCATCACTCGGAAAGAATTTGTTTTCTGGCAGCGTGTACTGGAGATTCTTGGAGTCACTGTGGACTTCTGGGACACCACTCGATACAGCGGCTTGTCTATCGACTCTCGTACCAACACACGACACCAGACCACATGGGAGGGCCGCTACACTGGCAGTTTGATGCTCTACCCTCACTGCAACCTGAATCTCCTCTATGGGATCGATATTGTGCGGCATTTCCACGGACAGGACTATCGCGACAACCCTTTGAAAGAGATGCACTCTAGTGCTGTATTTTTCATGCCTGAAACAGTTGCGAGGGGCAGACAGGGAGAAAGCAACTACGATCGAGGGGACCAAGCTGTACAAAGACATCTTAGTACTGTAGAAGGTGCAATTGAAGTTGAAGAGGGAACATACGGTGGCAAGCATTTATTCCGACCTGGCTCATGCTGCGTTACTCCAAGGCCGTATCTCAAATGGGAGAAAAAACATTTGAAAAAACTCGAAAAAGAAGTTCCAACTCTTTCCCCGGTGGTGATTGCGCGTACAGTCAACATTCAATCGACTGGCACCTTTAAGTATGACTACGGTACCGTTGATGTCCGTCGTATGACTATACTTCGCTCGAGCAAATTTCTCATGGTTGATGGAGCTGGTGGAAATTATGTTGACATGAGCTTGGATGACCCCAACCTCCACCCTGGAGCTACTGAAGTGCCACTGGCCAGCAACTATGCTCAAGTTTTCCTAGCCACTCTGTATGGAATACCCCTACGCGTCAAGATCAAGCTTCTAAAGAGCACTCCCGAGGAGTCTACTGAAAGCCCCGGTTCTCAAGTATCTTGCTTCCTACCAAACGGCCTCAGCCTGTCAAGACAGGACCTCATCATGATATGCATTGCTTGGGAGATTGCAGACGAAGTGTACAGCTGCTCTGGAAACGCCACTCGAATGCGAGAGCTTGCACAAGACGTGGAATCTAATACAGCTGTTTATGTAGCACACGGTCGAGTAATTCTTCGAGGAATGGAATTGATTGCAAAAGAAGTCAAGCTTCGAAAAAAGAAAGTGAGCAATGCTCAAGTGAGCCTAGCCATATCCGAGATTAACAGACACACTCAAAGCATCTCCCAAACTCTTCGTAGAAGTGGAGTGGATAACAGAAATTTAGAACCGCTTGTGAGCTTGGCCTATCTCCAAGACAATGATCGAGTTCATCGCTCTCACCAGCACTGGACTGGGGATGACCGTTGGAACCTGTGTGGACTCTAAACCGATAGACTGTTGAACATTGTTTGAAAATAGA comes from the Halichondria panicea chromosome 4, odHalPani1.1, whole genome shotgun sequence genome and includes:
- the LOC135335300 gene encoding uncharacterized protein LOC135335300, which translates into the protein MATPAVPAHDGGPPPDAPVQQAMREREPSLKEGFIQPCQGYLRRRSKILKRWKKEWLDVVPGPMNHQLVKHGKRRSVLHNFQTAAPNLQVETVSDDPNNKEFLTFRLVNIETQEELSRYRAENIVQMRRFMASLGAKGPGMFTKEDEISRAVAIEAIHGLFDVIHPSEDEVYQRQQMFQNHKKTEGEGEVISRPADAPPSYNETLQQLPLGFYFPTDGGIVLGETAVQVVYPGTAIPMYDPNAPLPKSYRRPWHDTFRPPHGPPVFYPVSIGYGAEIGLAPAQQALWDPVQKIYFFLDHINKVTFFEDPRPPLDPIPVVTKQQTSYGDKRREALIPPGVCSDHSVIKATTQRALSKPHGHILYACGVHGQHGAHGLTGATGHPGAHGIPGVFSGANGGPGGPGGPGGPGTPGLRGQDGTEASDVILNIWGDPNQLNVSGTSSFVAELGGTRVEEVLFVNCRGGNGGHGGRGGDGGVGGFGGPGGSGACGHHGHSSSSGPGGNGGPGGDGGPGGVGGPGGSAARGGDGGHAQFGGVCVLQSTDPRLLMLVEADCMEGTPGTGGDGGTGGQGGIGGSGGHGGPGGSGGSGGSYTDSNGHRHSYSNGSSGFSGHGGRAGFPGPKGPNGERAIDGQPTNNGAILWVIGSPEGGVMHQAATRYDAEVTDIRVISAIDDGIFEPNERILVSSVVVVNSGGLPLPTNVDVFMPSTKTIQFEPTRFELPTEQLFPGQSFTVPITYHGRIFDQPPPNVCGPFISSAQFHPRAELLGRPFEKSFLHQKLVVQYPVKLAYLKCSENLGRGEVSVLDIGVQNISTMPYGDVPGSGGKVVLQIHLDARIIPVGSANVGINVVPYTITYDPIAKDSMYIQVHDIPPGATVNVQVTVQMESRAELFDRCYWQADLYLRDKLIEYNFEKIRVTPFYLPKDPPADVLMITSESITRKEFVFWQRVLEILGVTVDFWDTTRYSGLSIDSRTNTRHQTTWEGRYTGSLMLYPHCNLNLLYGIDIVRHFHGQDYRDNPLKEMHSSAVFFMPETVARGRQGESNYDRGDQAVQRHLSTVEGAIEVEEGTYGGKHLFRPGSCCVTPRPYLKWEKKHLKKLEKEVPTLSPVVIARTVNIQSTGTFKYDYGTVDVRRMTILRSSKFLMVDGAGGNYVDMSLDDPNLHPGATEVPLASNYAQVFLATLYGIPLRVKIKLLKSTPEESTESPGSQVSCFLPNGLSLSRQDLIMICIAWEIADEVYSCSGNATRMRELAQDVESNTAVYVAHGRVILRGMELIAKEVKLRKKKVSNAQVSLAISEINRHTQSISQTLRRSGVDNRNLEPLVSLAYLQDNDRVHRSHQHWTGDDRWNLCGL